From Solanum stenotomum isolate F172 chromosome 2, ASM1918654v1, whole genome shotgun sequence:
tgtgtcatttaattttgattCAACTTGTATTTATGCCTTCTAATTTTGGATTTGTATAAGTatgcacttaaacttgtataaaattgaacaaataaacacatcTATCCTACGTGACATCCTATGTGACATCCTACATGGCATTGTACATAtattatgccatgtaggatgtgtgtgtctacttatttaattttatacaaatttaagtgtctacttctGCACACTAAAAGTTGAAGAGCATAGATGTCAACTGAAACTAAGTTAAAGGCATAACTATGTATTATACCAATGAATTATTGTACATTATGAATGCTGATATTTATTTGGATTTGACTTATATACGCCgtctaagttttatttttattttttacatatcaatatatttgaacatgttttgatacaaaaaaaaaacttgcctTATTTTCAGGTTATTTATAAACatttttatgttatgttatcCATGTATATAGAAGTTAaactttatttataaaataggtATCGAAACAtgaataactcataatatagaaaaaaaatcatcatcataaataatattatatgaattggagaattataatttttaagaattaaaatactcaaattttcacaataattaaaagatgaaaaagaggAGATGAACTCTATTTTATAATCAAGAATTTCTAGAAAGATATGATTCCAAGAACAATACAAGAACTCTTGGTCCTACCCTCTTTGGAAAGcaaaaatataccaaaagctAGCtttaaatcatcattaaaaagaagatccaataataattttaaataacttttacGTTAGAAATTAAACCTACAAATTTGCGAattcaaaagcactttttatagaaaaataaatttgtctttattggtaaataataataataataataataataataataatataataatataataataataataatataataataataataataataatgataataataataataataataataatgtttaCACATAAGTTGTATGTATAAGTCAAAACTCAATTAGAAATTAGTACTAATTACTGTCAATATTTGGTTAAACAAAAGGAGCTaattattttggtaattttgtcAACTCAAACAAAAGGTCTCCACCAAGCCGCCCACTCACACTCACCTTATAGTGGAGTTTGTGGCAAAGTTTTCCATGTccaaaacaagaagaaaaagctcataaaaaaagattattattttttaaaataaaaaaggtatatattattatatgatggAGATCCTCTCTGTTATCTTTTTTTTGTCcgttttctcttcttcattaaCATCCGGAGATAATTAcgataataacatattcaatataattacataaatatgaCTTGACGTAACcttcttcaatatttttgtgtGATAAAGAAATTGTTTCTAATAAATTTTCgacttaaaaaaaaagttatcaaAGTAGAAATTAAATGCAAGAAACTATGATAaccatataattaaatataatgcAAATAATGTACCAACGTAACACATAtcgaagaataagaaaaaatccGACTATGAAATGCTACTACTACTAAAGAGAAGAGGGGATGTGATAAGTCCCTCTGCCTTTTTCATTTAATGCGATAACACTCGATTGCATGTTAACCTtctatcttttattatttctatttaaaaTCACGTCTTTATAACATTGACATTTATTACTTCTATTTAAAATTACGTCTTTATAACATTGACCTACATGCCTTTCTAAATTTTCgctcaaatatttatttcatcttattttttCCCTTAAGATAGACGATGAGTCAAATGTattcaaatttgatatttatacaaacctttttttaatcttaatatTTATACTAACCAATGAATACAATACATGTATTTTTCATTTACCtataattaagtaatatttatttttcactttaatttttaattgttaagCTTAAATTGCTTGATATAtagagtgtatatatataaatgcaaTACCCAACACCTATTGACATGGCTAATTTGAATTTGCGTTGAGTAAACCTAGCAAAAGATAATAAGTTTCAGCATCATGAGCCATGGTTGAATGGTTGAGATCATCTCACCCTTAATTAGAGGTCGCATGTTCTAATCCTAAATACAAAAAAGATCTTATTAGGAGTGTCGCCCTCACCTGCAATGCATCGATCGAATCTAAATAAGCTGGATTTCAATATGATATCgaatacaaaataaacatatattaaaaaaaaatccaaaacatccttttgaaaatcaactcataatttaatatatatcatttttacgTCCCAATCAAACCGTCTGTCCACTCTTTTTTCTATTgtttatttttccttctattgTTAAGCTTAAAAGCCCCCCTTCTCTCCCTTTCAATATTCCAAAACCAACATACACCAAAATcccaaaacaaaacaaaaaactcCCAACACATCTcctcttttaatttctttcgacttcatcatcattatcattatcatcatgaccggaaaaaaaaccctaaatagCCCGGTTGAAAGCCCGTTATCGGGCAACACATCCGATAACTTCTCTAAAGAACTAGACAAGTTCCTCCCTATAGCTAATGTTAGTAGAATCATGAAAAAATCTCTCCCAGCCAACGCGAAAATCTCCAAAGAAGCCAAAGAAACCGTTCAAGAATGTGTGTCTGAGTTCATTAGCTTCATCACGGGCGAAGCATCGGATAAATGTCAAAGAGAGAAGAGGAAGACCATCAATGGAGATGACCTTTTATGGGCTATGACAACATTAGGGTTTGAAAATTATGTTGGACCCTTAAAAGGTTATCTAAATAAGTATAGAGAAAGTGAAGGGGAAAAAAATATCATGGCTAGAAATGATGAAACTTCACATGAACCAATTATAACtagtacaaataatattattggtACTAgttataatgataataataataatgttacAAAATTCTCATTAGCAAGGCCTGAATTTATTCAGAGCTATAATAATGGGAATTTTTCACAAAATTATGGTGAGAATTTGACATCTAAAGCTAATCTTCATGGGGTTGAATggtagtttatttttatttatttttgaaaaaaatattatgtactTTGTTTTCTCAACATATTGCATACACCTTATTTTTAGGttatgtttgtttttcttttctttttttgtttttaaattaacatattttattgcttttataAATTAGTATATGTGTTAAGTACTGTAGTTGGATTTATAGGTTTGCTGATTATGTATCTTTCTGATGTAATGAATGAGCTGATTCATCAATgtcatgttattattattattatctagtcaaattgttgttgggtttaattatttgattaattaagaatcaaatgctaagttgtatttgagaAAATGCTTTTAAAGTATTGAAAGTTGTTTACGGATTAATTAATAAGTTGGCCGTGCTGTCTACATAGTATGAGCTTGAATATGGAgtaattatctattaattgactTGATGATGTGGTGCAGTGAATGGAGTTGTTTCGTTCGTAATTAGAAGTTTTGGATTTGAACTCaggatataaaaaaaatgtttggtaGCACTCCACTAAATGGGGTCCTAGGCGGCGCGAATTCAAAATAGTTGGACTTCACTACGAATAGCGAACAccgataaaaaaaaagtgatatgaTAAATTTCAGTCCTTCGAGGAAACTTCATATGGAATTATTCTTATATATTACTCCTTTCGTCCATTTCTAGTTGTCTTGTCATGTtacgcttttcgaaagtcaatttgactaattttgaaagttaaattagaatacattaattcgatatttaaaacaaaaaatttagatattcaaaaattaccCAAAAAGTACAATAACTTGCTATTTTTTGCAtattaatataatgaaaaaatacatcgtaaaatgttaatcaaaatttttattatttgattttaaaagaaatgtcaTGAAAGCTAAAAGTGGACGAAGGGAATAGAACATAGGAGTAATAAGTAACTATTTCAATTATATgtgcaaaaaaggaaaaaaattactaCTTGACAATTCTAGTAAGTGGCATTTTATAGGCCCAAGAAAAGAAGCTGACCATTCTGTGTTATTCATGTTGGTCTGGCCCAGAGAGTGAGATGACTCCTCAATTATAACTATATTGCTCCACCAACAATTATTAAAACTTATTGTGATACATCATTTTCGTAATatcgatttttttattattattgatgagaaaatttaaagttattatCTATCAAATTTACACACAGCACAAAGTAAATCTCGTTTTATTGTAGTAGTCCACAAATTATACagaagaaataaataatactaaGCAATTATTGTACGACGagcttaataaaaaaaacaaatattagaattgttaattataattagatGGTGAAGATTTGAGCACTCATTTGTTTTCTACTTTTCTTTGTTCCTTTTCTATATAAAGGACTTTTACAATGATTAGTGTGAAGAAAATGATCCCTATGTACCCATTTATAAAATTTGCCCCTTCAATATTACAAGGCTAGAGTTTTGGaaatatatacaatttaaataattatatatccAGAAGGTATATAATAGCAAAAATAGTTAATCACATTGTTGTATATTATTAAGGTATACAACATCTGAATTGTATATCATGAAGGTATATATAAGGTACATATTTAATGGATATTTATAAAGTACATAAGAACCCTATTGTATTATGTAACAAAAGTATTTACACAAATAAACACGACCACGGTTAGCGTATAGAAGGTATACTAAGGATATTTTTCGATGCCTAATTGACTACATGTTTTATTATAACGTCATTCAAATATTCCAAAAGGGGAATCATCCATTGTTCCTTCTTTAATTAAAAGTCTcgaatttgagttttgaatataGAAAAACTCTTGATAGGGAACGCTTTTCCTCAAATGGGACCCTCCCTAAGCAGCGCAAATTCGAAATAGTCGAGCTCCCATATGGATATTGAACATCAGATAGAAAACCAAGCAAAAAAAACTCCAAAAGGAGAGTCATACCATCTCTAGTATTAGTAGTCCTTTTTGTGATCATTAAAAGTTTTGTATGACTAGAATcaacttattttgaaaagtgtttataaaaaaaaaaagaaaaaaaaagaggaaaacagtttatatttgaccattttaatttgaaaagtaCTTTTGAGCAATAATTAGTATTTGACCAAgcttataaaaattatttctagtgttattttttttaaaattgttcgaaaaaaaacactatttatTTTAGCTTTTGAAAAACTAACAAGCCTTGCTATTTTTCAATATCACTTACTTTCTCCTAAAAACTTAATCAAATAGCTCTGTTGTTAAAGATAAACACTTAAACAAATacatttttgacttttaataatttaggcaaactaattattaatattttgagCAAAAACTAAAAGCCTTGAACGGAGTCGaaaaaattgtcttaaaaagtagttttatatcttttttcCTTATCTCTTCTCGAATTTGTCATGGacattaatattcttttttgatgatatttaaTAATAGTTCGGAATTTGTAAACTAATAGAGTTGGGTCATTTCAATCGTACAATTATCATCTAGTTTTTTATTTGCTATTGGCACTATTAGTGCCTATGTAATTTTAGgaatgaaattataattttaaattattttttaaaacaaattattggGTGTTCGATAAATTACCAACATGCTACTAATGGTAGAATTTGACtgatttgagatattaactACAATATGATGTTAATATCCTAAAACTGAGAATCAAGTAATACATTGTCTAGCTACACAATCGCTAGCTTTAACAAATGGAAAGTATACATTGTATATGGTTATAATATTCAATTTAGGTGCATTTTATATACTTGAGATAATGGTCTTCGATTAAATTCtaagttcatattcattttaaacaagatgatatgtattttatttttaaaaagatctTAAATTTTAATAGCGTATTTTAAAATCGTACAATCTTATAAATCGAGATAATTGCAGAGTTGATCATGCGGAGCACCACTAGTGAGTACTGGGAGAATGAATTATAGGTAACTAAAAAGAGTTGAAATGTAAAAAGAGTGACTCaagttttaattattaagtCTAGATGACAAATTTGTaatcaacttttaaaattaatgacttttttttaatagaccctcaagtttttattttaacaCTTTCACCCAAATTTTAACTAAAACCTAATTTCTAAAAGAGGAAAGCCCCCAAATCAGTCTTTTTTTGTTCTCTTAACGTCCCGCTctcatattttcacattttttttgctTCTAATCTTCATCTCTAGCatttcttcctcctcctcttcttcttcttcttcttcttcttcttttgttggtGTTACAACTTATTGTAAATTTCTTATTTGAAGTATTTGAGAaggaaaaatctcaaattttaaattaacatGTGATTTGAAAAGGTCTAAGCTTTAGAAATTACTTAACAGGTAATTTTCAATCATTTTAATAAGTTAATAGTATTGTTTTGtgtgtattattcatttaaaaattttgatttttgtattattGTTCTTGCCACTTATGTATAATAATTTTCAGCAAGTGATATGACTATTCCAGTAATTTATAACAATTGCTAAATAATTTGTTGAAATAGATATTGTTATTGAATAAATTGCAGCAACTTCTATATCTATTTCAGCAGCTGCTGAATAACTTACAACAGTtgtgatattttaatataatttttttatgatcaattagttctaagttataatattttcaGGTATCTTCAACAGCATTAATGGGAGATAGAATAGTAGTAGCAGTTGATTGTAATGGTGAATGGGTTGAGTCCAACAATCATTATATTTGACGTTGGAAGAGTAAAATTGGCCGTGATAAGTGCGATGATTGTTATTATTTGTGAACTCATTTGATCTTATCTATTTTGGTACTAATTGTTGTTATTCTGATTTGAGAGCatatttgattttattgttattcttattattactttattacTTGTTGTAGAGAATTTCAACAATTGCTAtgaaaagtacaataattttcGTACTTGTAGAAATTTTAGCAATTgttgtaaaaaaaatacaacaactCGCTTAATTGTTGTAGAAAATTTCAGCAATTGTtgtaaaaaatacaacaattcgTTTAATTGTTGTAGAGAATTATAGTAATTGCTATGAAAAGTACAACAATTTGCTTATTTGTTGTAGcaaattcaaataatattaCTAGTTATTctacattttcttttaaaattagccAAAACCATCCTATTTATCATTGAATATGATTAATATAACCAATTAACaatcaatttattaatttagGTTGATTACATGTGAAATTACTTAATTGATCGTTTGATATCTCAAATTACTATCTTTTTTGTGTAAGATTATTATCAAATCTACCTTTTATTTGTAAGCTGGACGAAGATCACTCTATTTATCATTATATATGAGTGTTATAACCAATAAACGATCATTTACTCATTATAAATTGATTACATGTGAAATTGTAATGGAATTGATCGTCTGATATTTCAAATAACTATCTCACTATACAAGATCACTAGctaatgtaaattttatttttaaattaaatcaacactactctatttatcattaaatatgaatatgagtgTTACAACcaataaacaatcaattaacTTGCTTACTTGTTAAAGAAATTTCAGCAACTGCTATAAAAAGTACAACAATTTTCTTACATGCTATAGACAATTTCAACAATTGctataaaaaaatacaacaattcgTTTAGTTGTTGTAGAGAATTGTAGCAATTGCTATGAAAAATACAACATTTTGCTTAATTGTTGTagcaaattcaaataaaattgatatcCATTCTAGATTTTCTTCTTAAATTAGCTAAAACCATCCTATTTATCATtgaatatgaatatgagtgTTACAACcaataa
This genomic window contains:
- the LOC125855315 gene encoding nuclear transcription factor Y subunit B-3-like, encoding MTGKKTLNSPVESPLSGNTSDNFSKELDKFLPIANVSRIMKKSLPANAKISKEAKETVQECVSEFISFITGEASDKCQREKRKTINGDDLLWAMTTLGFENYVGPLKGYLNKYRESEGEKNIMARNDETSHEPIITSTNNIIGTSYNDNNNNVTKFSLARPEFIQSYNNGNFSQNYGENLTSKANLHGVEW